One Thiocapsa sp. genomic window, CTGATCGTTCCTCTTAAACCGCGCCGGCTCCGACAGTTGCCGGAGCTGGCGCGGCCAAGCCAATCCAACCAACGGCGTATACCGCACCGAGCGCGGTTTAACCTCCGATCTCTTTAGGGCTCGACATGACGACAACCAGGATTGCCTTTATCGGTGGCGGCAACATGGCCACCAGTCTGATCGCCGGTCTCGTTGCCGACGGCTACGCGCCGGACTCGCTCCAAGTCGCCGATCCTAACCAGGATCGTCGCGAGATGTTGCAAACCCGCTACGGGGTTCGGGTCTTCGCCGACAATCGCGACGCGCTGGCCGACGCCGATACGCTCGTGCTCTGTGTCAAACCGCAGCTCGCCGCACAGGTCTGCACCGAGATCGCCGATGCCGCGTCCGCGCGTGCCCCGCTCGTGATCTCCATCATGGCCGGGGTGCCGGAGCAGGCGATTCAACGCTGGCTCGGGGGCACCTTGGCGGTCGTGCGCGCCATGCCCAACACGCCCGCGATGGTGCAGACGGGCGCGATCGGGCTGCATGCCAGTCCGGAGGTCGGCGAAGAGGGCCGCAATCGCGCCGAGACCATTCTGCGTGCCGTCGGCCTGACCCGCTGGGTCGAGACCGAGGCCCAAATCGACGCAGTGACCGCACTCTCGGGGAGTGGTCCGGCCTACTTCTTCCTCTTTATGGAGGCGCTGGAAGAGGCCGGCATCTCGCTGGGCCTGGACGCCGAGACCGCCCGACTCCTGACCATCCAAACCGCGCTGGGTGCGGCCAAGATGGCGGTGGAGAGCGAGGATACGCCCGGGCAGCTGCGCGAGCGTGTGACCTCGCCCGGCGGTACGACAGAGCGTGCGCTCGAGCACCTGCTCGAGGCCGATCTGCACGCCCTGATGAAGCGCGCCGCGCACGCCGCGCATGATCGTGCGGTCGAACTCTCACGGGACCTGTCGGAGCAAGCATGAGCGGTTCCTATCTGACCAACCCGACCGTTTTTCTGATCCAAACCCTCTTCGGGCTCTATATCACCCTGGTCGCGATCCGCTTCCTGCTGCAATGGGCGCGGGCCGACTTCTACAATCCGATCTCGCAGTTCGTGGTCAAGCTGACCTCGCCCGTGCTGCGCCCGCTGCGTCAGGTGATCCCGGGCTATGCCGGCATGGATCTGGCCGCCTTGGCGCTGGCCTGGCTGCTCAAATCCGTCGAGCTGGCCCTGCTGGTTCTGGTGCTGGGGCTGAACGTCTCGCTCTTCGGTGCGCTGGGTTGGGCGGTACCTGCGGTCATCCAGCTCTTCATCAACATCTTTCTGTTCGGGATCCTGATTCGCGTCATCCTGAGCTGGGTCAATCCGGACCCCTACAATCCCGCTGTGGCACTCCTGACGCGCCTGACGGATCCGATCATGCGCCCGGCACAGCGGCTGATTCAGCCGATCGGCGGGATCGACCTCTCGCCCATGGCGGTGATCATCGGGTTGATCCTGCTCGAGATGCTGCTGATTCCGCCGCTGAAGTGGCTGGTCGGCAGCCCCTTCTGAGCCTGCACGAACCGCCCGTCAGGCGGAATGACCTGGTCCCGTTGGGATGGCGAGGACTTGGAGCTGGCGCTGCGGGTGAAACCGCGCGCACCCAAGGACGCCTTTATCGGGCCGGATGGGGATCATTATCGGGTTGCCATCAAGGCACCCCCGGTCGAGGGCAAGGGCAATGCGGCACTGCGGAGGTTCATCGCGGATACCTTCGGTGTCGCGCCGTCCAAGGTGTCCCTCATCGGCGGCGAGCAGTCGCGATACAAGCGGCTGCGGATTCAGGCGCCGCGGACATTTCCGATTCCGGTTGCCGATAAACCGCGCTCGCAGTGACCTGTGCTGTCGCGCGGCGCGAGCGCGGTCTAGCGTTTTTTGACTTCTGAACCGCGTCTTCTGTGACGGTCGTTGATTCATGTGCGTCCGAGCCCACGTGCTGATAACGCATGTCGCAACGGACGCGGTTCATCTCATCCGCCAAACGAGGTTTAACCATGATCATTCAACGGACGCTCGGGATCCTGATTACCGCCGGACTGCTCGCCGCACAAAGCGTTTCGGCTGAGGGTCCGGTCACGGCCGGCGACTACAGCATCTTCGCCAACGCCATGACGGCCGAGACGCTCAACCCCGAGATCGCGGATCTCTACCGGATCCAGCGCAGCAAGCTCAACGGCGTGCTGACCGTCTCGGTGGTCAAGCCGCACCCGGATGGGACGCGTGAAAACGTCCCCGCGCGCGTCGACGCCACCGCACGCACCGGCGATATGCCCGCAAGCGTGATCCCCATGCGCGAGATCCGCGTCGGCGCAGGCGTCTCCTATGTCGGCCAGTTTCCGATCGCGAATCTCCAGATCGTCGATTTCGAGATCCAGGTGACCCCGCCGGGCGGCGCCGAGCCCGTGGCGATCGATCTCCAGCAGCAGTTCTTCACCGATTAAACCGCGTCTCGGCGCGACAGGAGAGGCTTGAGTTGAAGCGGACGGATGCGGCCGCCAACAAACCTTTGAGCGGACGCGGTTTAATAGCGGTTTAATAGAGCTGCCAGAGGGCGTAGAGGCCGAAGCCGATAACCAGCAGCCCGGCGACTTGCTTGACCCAAACGCGCTCGGAGATGCGTGCGGCGGCGCCGGCCAGGAGGCCGATGCCGAGGAGGTTCGGGAGCGTGCCGGCGCCGAAGGCCAGCATCACGAGCGCCCCGTCCAGGACGCTTCCGGTGGCGACCGCGGTAATGAGGACGCTGTAGACGAGGCCGCAGGGGATCCAGGCCCAGAGATAGCCGAGGGCCGCGGCCTGCAGCGGGGTGCGGACCGGCAGGACGCGTCGACCCAGTGGCTCGAGACGCCGCCAGAGCACGGCGCCGGCCCGCTCGACCACGGCGATGAGACGCCACCAGCCACCGAGATAGAGCCCGAGCAGGATCATCACGACCCCGGCGAGGCCGTAAAGGACGCGCTGCATGATCTGAAAGGCGTCGAGCTGGAGCAGCAGGGCGCCGAGTCCGCCGAACAAGGCGCCGGCAGTGGCGTAGCCGGCGATGCGCGCCAGGTTGTAGGTCACCTGATAGGGCAGCATCAGCAAAGGGTCGCGACGGATCCGCGGGTCCAGACCTAAGGTCAAGGAGCCGACCAGGCCGCCGCACATGGACAGACAATGGACGCCGCCCAAGAGGCCGACCAGAAAGGCGGTCAGGTAGATCCCAAGCGGTGTCTCGATCATGCACGGTGTCTCATCTAAACCGCGCCCGGCGCGGTATGCGATGTTTTTGGATGGGATCGGCCCCGGCAGACTTGACGACCGTCGGAGCCGGCGCGGTTTAGAATATTTTTGAGCCGTTCCCTCGGCAATCAGCTTACCGGTTCGAAAGGAACCCCGTATGAAAGATTACCAACGCGAATTTTTGGCCTTCGCCGCCGAGATCGGCGCATTGCGCTTCGGCGACTTCACGCTCAAGTCCGGACGCCAAAGCCCTTACTTCTTCAATGCCGGGCTCTTCAACACGGGCGAGCGGCTGTCCCGGCTCGGAAGCGCCTACGCGCGCTGCATCCTGGATGCCGCCCCGGCCTTCGACGTGCTGTTCGGGCCGGCCTACAAGGGCATTCCGTTGGCGGCAGCGACCAGCATCGCACTCGCCGCGCAATCCGGCCGAGACACCGCCTACGCCTTCAACCGCAAGGAGCTCAAGGATCACGGCGAGGGCGGTCTGATCGTCGGCAGCGCCTTGGCCGGGCGCATCCTCATCATCGACGATGTCATTACCGCGGGCACCTCGGTGCGTGAATCCGTTCAGATCATCCGCGATGCCGGGGCCGAGCCGGCAGGCGTCGTGATCGCGCTCGATCGGCAGGAGCAGGGCCAGGACGGGCGTTCGGCCGTCGCCGAGGTGACCGCAACCTTCGGCATCCCCGTCTATAGCATCGTCAGTCTGAACGACCTGATCGCCTACATCGAAGAACAACCCCAACTCGACGCCTTCGCCGACGCCGTCCGCGCATATCGAGAGCGCTACGGCATTTAAACCGCGTCCAGAGCGAGATGCTCACTTTCGAGTGAGTTCGACGTTTGGTGAATCCACGACCCTTAGCGGGGGACGTGGTTTAAAATTTGATATTTTTTAATACTTTAAACCGCGCAGGCTCCAGCGGCTCTGAAATCCGCCGGGGCCGATCCCATCCAAAAACATCGCATACCGCACTGGGCGCGGTTTAACCTGAACCCCGAACCCTGAACCCCGAACCCCGAACCCCGAACCCCGAACCCCGAACCCCGAACCCCACCTCACCGACTGCGAATCAGCGTCCCAACACCCTCATCCGTGAAGAGATCGAGCATGACCGCGTGCTCGACCCGACCGTCGATGATATGCGCCGACCTCACACCGCCATGCACCGCATCGAGCGCGCACTGCACCTTCGGCAGCATACCGCCCGCGATCACGCCGTCCTTGATCAAGGCGTGGACACGGCCGACATCCAACTCCGTGATCAGGTTGCCCTCGGCATCGAGCAAGCCGGCCGTATTGGTCAGGAGCAGGAGCTTCTCGGCCTTGAGCACCTCGGCGATCTTACCCGCGACCAGATCGGCGTTGATGTTGTAGGAGCGACCGTCCTCGCCGACCCCGATCGGGGCGATGACCGGGATGAAGTCGCCTTCGACCAGCATGTGGACGACTGAGGCGTCGATACTTTCGACCTCGCCGACATGGCCGATGTCGATGATCTCCGTGGCCTCCAACTCGGGCGCATCGCGGCGCAGCAGGAGCTTGCGCGCGCGGATCAGGTCGCCGTCCTTGCCGGTGAGGCCGACCGCCGAGCCGCCGTGTCGGTTGATGAAGTTGACGATCTCTTTGTTCACCAACCCGCCGAGAACCATCTCGACCACGTCCATGGTCTCGTCGTCCGTCACCCGCATGCCTTGAACGAACTCGCTCGCCTTGCCGAGTCGTTTGAGCAGCGAGCCGATCTGCGGCCCGCCGCCATGCACGATCACGGGATTCACCCCGACCATCTTCATGAGGACCACATCGCGCGCGAAGCCCTGCTTTAGATTCTCGTCCACCATGGCGTTGCCGCCGTATTTGATCACGATGGTCTTGCCGCGGAAGCGCCGGATATAGGGCAGCGCCTCGATCAGGACGTGGGCGATGGTGTGGGCACGTTCGTTGAGGATGGACATGGCTTGGAATCGCTCGGATTGGAATGGGTCGGAATGGATCAAAAGGGCAGCGCCAGGCCGGGCGCTGCCTCGGCCATGAGCAGGCGAAACCGCTCCTGCATGGCCCGAAGTGCGGCCGGGTCGTCGCCTTCGAAGCGAAAAACCAGCTTGGGCAAGGTGTTCGATGCGCGCACCAAACCCCAGGCGGCCGGCCCATCGAGCCGCAGACCGTCGATGGTCTGCACCGTCAAATCCTCGACGCGATCGGCCAGCAGGATCACCCGCGTCATGATCCGCTCGGCATCGCCCTCGGGCAACGGCAAGGGCAGCTCGGGTGTGGCGATGCCGCCGGGAAAGGCGCGGAAGACCGCGTCCGTGGGGCGAGGATCCTGCGACAGGATCTCCAGGAGCCGCGCGCCGGCATAGAGTGCGTCGTCGAAGCCGAGCCAGCGCTCCTTGAGCATAATGTGCCCGCTCAGCTCGCCGGCAATCTGTGCATCGGATTCGCGTAGCCGGGCCTTCAGCGGCGCATGTCCGGAGCGCCACGGTACCGGGCGACCGCCCGCGCGACGGATCACCTCGGCGAGATGGGCCGTGCATTTGACGTCGAAGACGATCTCGCTCCCCGGATGCCGGGTCAGGATATCGACGGCGAGACACATGAGGACCCGGTCGGCCGCGATGAAGCCGCCGCCGGAATCGATCACACCCAGGCGATCACCGTCACCGTCGAACCCGAGACCAAAATCGGCACCCTCCAGCACCACCCGCGCAGAGAGCACCCGGAGACACTCGGGGCGGGCCGGATCCGGAACACGCTCGCCCATCCCGGCGGCCGGGTCGCAATCGAGCGTGACAACCTCGCAGCCGAGCGCGCGAAAGACGGCCGGCGCGAGCGCCGAAACGGTCGCGTTGCCGCAGTCCAGCACGAGCCGCATGGGCCGGGCAACGCGGATATCGCGGACGATGCGCTCGCGGTAGCGCTCGGAGATGTCGCGCTCGATGAGACCACCGGCCCCGCTGGTCAGGTCGCCATGAAGGATGCGCCGCCGCAGGTCCTGAATCGTCGCCGCATCCGCGCTCGTGCCGCCGAAGACGACCTTGACTCCATTGTAATCGGGCGGATTGTGGCTGGCGGTGACGATCGCCCCGGCGTAGGGGCCGGCCTCGCAGCAGGCGAAATAGACCAGAGGCGTCGGGGCGATGCCGAGGTCGACGACGTCGATCCCGGCGGCGCGGATCCCGGCGATCAACGCCATGGTCAGGGTCGGACTGGAGGCGCGGCAGTCGCGTCCGACCATGACCGTGCGATCGTCGCGCGCAGCGGCCTCGCTGCCGATCGCCCGACCGATCGAACGCATGATCTCGGGCGTCAATTGGCGCTCGAGGATGCCGCGGATGTCGTAGGCGCGGAAGATCTCGGGCGGCGCGGCGGGGGTGACCTCGACCATGGGCGGCGGCGTGTCAGTGCTGTCCCGTGTGCCCGAACCCGCCGCTGCCGCGCTCGGACGCGTCGAAGTCCTCGACGATCCTCAACTCGGCCTGCAGGACCGGCACCAGCACGAGCTGGGCGATGCGCTCGCCGATCTCGATCCGGAAGGGTGCCGTTCCGCGGTTCCAGCAGGAGACCATGAGCGGCCCCTGATAGTCCGAGTCGATCAGTCCGACCAGGTTGCCGAGCACGATGCCGTGCCGATGCCCGAGCCCCGAGCGCGGCAGGATCAGACCCGCGACGTTGCGCTCGGCGATGTGTACGGCCATGCCGGTCGGCAGCAGCTCGGCCGCGCCGGGCGCAAGATCGAGCGGGGCCTGGAGCATGGCACGCAGATCGAGCCCGGCCGAGCCTTCGGTCGCATAGGTCGGCAAGGGAACATCGCGGCCCAGGCGCGGGTCCAGGATCTTGACCTCAAGAGGGTGCAGCATGGCGTTCGGCATAGCGTTCCGCGAGGAGCATGGCCAGCTCGCGCGCGAGCTCGACCTTCGACATC contains:
- the proC gene encoding pyrroline-5-carboxylate reductase yields the protein MTTTRIAFIGGGNMATSLIAGLVADGYAPDSLQVADPNQDRREMLQTRYGVRVFADNRDALADADTLVLCVKPQLAAQVCTEIADAASARAPLVISIMAGVPEQAIQRWLGGTLAVVRAMPNTPAMVQTGAIGLHASPEVGEEGRNRAETILRAVGLTRWVETEAQIDAVTALSGSGPAYFFLFMEALEEAGISLGLDAETARLLTIQTALGAAKMAVESEDTPGQLRERVTSPGGTTERALEHLLEADLHALMKRAAHAAHDRAVELSRDLSEQA
- a CDS encoding YggT family protein encodes the protein MSGSYLTNPTVFLIQTLFGLYITLVAIRFLLQWARADFYNPISQFVVKLTSPVLRPLRQVIPGYAGMDLAALALAWLLKSVELALLVLVLGLNVSLFGALGWAVPAVIQLFINIFLFGILIRVILSWVNPDPYNPAVALLTRLTDPIMRPAQRLIQPIGGIDLSPMAVIIGLILLEMLLIPPLKWLVGSPF
- a CDS encoding DUF167 family protein, which gives rise to MTWSRWDGEDLELALRVKPRAPKDAFIGPDGDHYRVAIKAPPVEGKGNAALRRFIADTFGVAPSKVSLIGGEQSRYKRLRIQAPRTFPIPVADKPRSQ
- a CDS encoding DUF4426 domain-containing protein, with amino-acid sequence MIIQRTLGILITAGLLAAQSVSAEGPVTAGDYSIFANAMTAETLNPEIADLYRIQRSKLNGVLTVSVVKPHPDGTRENVPARVDATARTGDMPASVIPMREIRVGAGVSYVGQFPIANLQIVDFEIQVTPPGGAEPVAIDLQQQFFTD
- a CDS encoding sulfite exporter TauE/SafE family protein, giving the protein MIETPLGIYLTAFLVGLLGGVHCLSMCGGLVGSLTLGLDPRIRRDPLLMLPYQVTYNLARIAGYATAGALFGGLGALLLQLDAFQIMQRVLYGLAGVVMILLGLYLGGWWRLIAVVERAGAVLWRRLEPLGRRVLPVRTPLQAAALGYLWAWIPCGLVYSVLITAVATGSVLDGALVMLAFGAGTLPNLLGIGLLAGAAARISERVWVKQVAGLLVIGFGLYALWQLY
- the pyrE gene encoding orotate phosphoribosyltransferase; this encodes MKDYQREFLAFAAEIGALRFGDFTLKSGRQSPYFFNAGLFNTGERLSRLGSAYARCILDAAPAFDVLFGPAYKGIPLAAATSIALAAQSGRDTAYAFNRKELKDHGEGGLIVGSALAGRILIIDDVITAGTSVRESVQIIRDAGAEPAGVVIALDRQEQGQDGRSAVAEVTATFGIPVYSIVSLNDLIAYIEEQPQLDAFADAVRAYRERYGI
- the argB gene encoding acetylglutamate kinase; amino-acid sequence: MSILNERAHTIAHVLIEALPYIRRFRGKTIVIKYGGNAMVDENLKQGFARDVVLMKMVGVNPVIVHGGGPQIGSLLKRLGKASEFVQGMRVTDDETMDVVEMVLGGLVNKEIVNFINRHGGSAVGLTGKDGDLIRARKLLLRRDAPELEATEIIDIGHVGEVESIDASVVHMLVEGDFIPVIAPIGVGEDGRSYNINADLVAGKIAEVLKAEKLLLLTNTAGLLDAEGNLITELDVGRVHALIKDGVIAGGMLPKVQCALDAVHGGVRSAHIIDGRVEHAVMLDLFTDEGVGTLIRSR
- a CDS encoding phosphomannomutase/phosphoglucomutase, with amino-acid sequence MVEVTPAAPPEIFRAYDIRGILERQLTPEIMRSIGRAIGSEAAARDDRTVMVGRDCRASSPTLTMALIAGIRAAGIDVVDLGIAPTPLVYFACCEAGPYAGAIVTASHNPPDYNGVKVVFGGTSADAATIQDLRRRILHGDLTSGAGGLIERDISERYRERIVRDIRVARPMRLVLDCGNATVSALAPAVFRALGCEVVTLDCDPAAGMGERVPDPARPECLRVLSARVVLEGADFGLGFDGDGDRLGVIDSGGGFIAADRVLMCLAVDILTRHPGSEIVFDVKCTAHLAEVIRRAGGRPVPWRSGHAPLKARLRESDAQIAGELSGHIMLKERWLGFDDALYAGARLLEILSQDPRPTDAVFRAFPGGIATPELPLPLPEGDAERIMTRVILLADRVEDLTVQTIDGLRLDGPAAWGLVRASNTLPKLVFRFEGDDPAALRAMQERFRLLMAEAAPGLALPF
- the dut gene encoding dUTP diphosphatase — its product is MLHPLEVKILDPRLGRDVPLPTYATEGSAGLDLRAMLQAPLDLAPGAAELLPTGMAVHIAERNVAGLILPRSGLGHRHGIVLGNLVGLIDSDYQGPLMVSCWNRGTAPFRIEIGERIAQLVLVPVLQAELRIVEDFDASERGSGGFGHTGQH